A stretch of DNA from Halanaerobium saccharolyticum subsp. saccharolyticum DSM 6643:
GACCAATTTTACCATATGCTTTGGCTTTTGCTGCAGGTGCAATGATTTTTGTTGTGGGAGAAGAGTTAATCCCCGAAGCCAACTCAGAAGGGAACAGTCATCTTGCTACAACAGGCTTGATGCTCGGGTTTGCAGTGATGATGTTTTTAGATGTTTCTTTAGGTTGATTGAAAATTAATTTCTTGACTTATTGAAATGATTAAGTTATAATTAAAAAAATTAGAAACAAGAAGAGCCTAGATTAGTAGAGCAGAGTTAGAGATGAGATTAGCAGAGCCAATATTGTAACTAATGGGCCAGGTTTATATCTATTTATATATAAATGTGGCTTTTTTGTTTTAGCAAAACAGTGATTGTATTGATTTTTTCAATTCACGACTAAAACAGAATTTTGGTATTTAAAATTATATTTTAAAATCTCTAATAACAACGGTCAGGCTTTTAACCAAGCCCTGGCCGTTTTTTGATTTCAGAGTAGAAATAATATTATATTTTACGAGGAGGAGAGAGATGCAAAATAAAGCTAAATTTTTAGAATTAACAGCAGAATACAATCTGATTCCAATTTATGATGAATTTATTGCAGACATTGAGACACCAATTTCCTTATATAAAAAACTAGCTTTAACTAAAGATTATACTTATCTTTTAGAGAGCTCGGAAAATGACCGCTATTCTTTTATCGGCCTTGAACCGGCAGCAGTTCTTAAAAATCATGATGATCATCTAGAAGTAATTAGAGATGGAAAAACCGAGAAACTGCTTGGACAGGAGATAGCAGAGTATCTTCAGCAGCAGTTGGCTGAACTTAAAGTTTATGAAAATGAAAAACTGCCTCCATTTTCAGGCGGTTTTGTTGGTTATTTTAATTATGAGATGATTGAAAAATGGGAAGATATTTATCACCTTGAAGTTGGAAAGGGGTTAAAGAAAGATAATACTCCTTTAAGTTTGCTGGTAATGAGTAAGGTTATTATTGCTTATGATCATCTTCATAATACTGTTAAAATCATCAATAATATTGAAATAGATGAAAACTTAAGACCTGAGGAAAAAGCAGAAATGTATCTTGATGCTAAAGCTGAAATTGCTAAAATTAAAGCTGAGATTGAAAACAATAATTCAAAATTAAGGCCAGAAAAAGTTAAGTCGGATACAAAAGCGAATAGAAAATTGAAGTCCAATACTACAAAAAGAGAATATAAAAAGATGGTGGAAAAGGCTAAAAATCATATTAAAGCAGGAGATATTTTTCAGATTGTATTATCCCAAAAATTTTCAATAGAAAA
This window harbors:
- a CDS encoding anthranilate synthase component I family protein, which translates into the protein MQNKAKFLELTAEYNLIPIYDEFIADIETPISLYKKLALTKDYTYLLESSENDRYSFIGLEPAAVLKNHDDHLEVIRDGKTEKLLGQEIAEYLQQQLAELKVYENEKLPPFSGGFVGYFNYEMIEKWEDIYHLEVGKGLKKDNTPLSLLVMSKVIIAYDHLHNTVKIINNIEIDENLRPEEKAEMYLDAKAEIAKIKAEIENNNSKLRPEKVKSDTKANRKLKSNTTKREYKKMVEKAKNHIKAGDIFQIVLSQKFSIENDLPPFKIYRALRSVNPSPYSFYLNFPEIKIIGSSPEVLVRVRDQRVMTRPLAGTRPRGKDIKEDQKLKKDLLNDEKEKAEHTMLLDLGRNDLSRIAAPGSVEVTELMEVEFYSKVMHIVSQVEADLKQGLDSLDVLKAVFPAGTVSGAPKIKAIELIDGFEKEARGVYAGTVAYLSFNGNLDSCITIRTFSLVEGRLNLQVGAGIVADSDPVKEYEETLNKGQALFDALEVVRKDGIRDFSN